In Tistrella mobilis, a genomic segment contains:
- a CDS encoding type II toxin-antitoxin system PemK/MazF family toxin gives MERGDIFLVSLDPTSGHEQQGTRPVLVISPGAFNRLTHTPVVLPITTGGNFARTAGFAVSLVGIGTKTTGVVRCDQPRAVDIRARGGRKLESVPEAIMDEVLARLSTILE, from the coding sequence ATGGAGCGGGGCGACATTTTTCTTGTCTCGCTCGATCCCACTTCCGGCCATGAGCAACAGGGAACCCGGCCGGTTCTGGTCATTTCGCCAGGGGCTTTTAACCGCCTGACCCACACGCCGGTCGTGCTGCCCATCACGACCGGCGGTAATTTTGCCCGCACGGCCGGATTCGCGGTCTCCCTCGTGGGCATTGGCACGAAAACAACCGGAGTCGTGCGTTGCGACCAGCCGCGCGCGGTGGATATTCGGGCGCGCGGGGGACGCAAGCTGGAGAGCGTGCCGGAAGCCATCATGGATGAAGTCCTGGCGCGCCTGAGCACGATCCTCGAATGA
- a CDS encoding AbrB/MazE/SpoVT family DNA-binding domain-containing protein encodes MHMANLRKVGGSVMLAVPPTLLDALHLSAGAKVGLAVDGGRLVVEPAPRPRYTLDMLLAECDASAALSHEDAEWLGAPAVGSELP; translated from the coding sequence ATGCATATGGCCAATCTCCGCAAGGTAGGCGGTTCCGTCATGCTGGCGGTGCCACCGACCTTGCTCGATGCGCTGCATCTGAGCGCAGGGGCGAAAGTCGGCCTGGCGGTCGATGGTGGCCGGCTCGTGGTCGAACCGGCGCCGCGGCCCCGCTACACGCTGGATATGCTTCTGGCAGAATGCGATGCATCGGCAGCACTCAGCCATGAGGATGCTGAATGGCTTGGCGCGCCGGCGGTCGGGAGCGAGCTGCCGTAA
- a CDS encoding ArdC family protein, with the protein MTQDSRQSVYERITATIAAAIEAGAGDFRMPWHTDGTMSAHPVNITTGKPYRGINTIALWAAAQGAGYGSAIWGTYRQWAACGAQVRRGEKAALVVFWKIDEREEDAGDMDDGQSDPRRRVLARGYPVFNAAQVEGYTPPPLPALPASARIAHAERFFAALGVTVREGGTRACYIPARDEIRLPPFAAFRDPIAYYATLAHEATHWTGHPDRCARELKGRFGSESYAAEELVAELGAAYLCADLGLACEPRPDHAAYVASWLTVLRNDARAIFTAAAQAQRAADWMHARQPFAA; encoded by the coding sequence ATGACCCAAGACAGCCGCCAGAGCGTCTATGAACGCATCACCGCCACCATTGCCGCCGCCATCGAAGCGGGAGCCGGAGATTTCCGCATGCCATGGCACACAGACGGCACCATGTCGGCCCATCCCGTCAACATCACGACCGGGAAACCCTATCGCGGCATCAACACCATTGCGCTTTGGGCGGCGGCGCAGGGCGCGGGCTACGGTTCGGCCATATGGGGGACGTACCGCCAATGGGCCGCTTGCGGAGCACAGGTGCGCCGGGGAGAAAAAGCCGCGCTGGTCGTGTTCTGGAAAATCGACGAACGGGAAGAGGATGCCGGGGACATGGATGACGGCCAGAGTGACCCGCGCCGCCGCGTCCTCGCGCGCGGCTATCCCGTGTTCAATGCCGCGCAGGTGGAGGGCTACACGCCGCCGCCCCTGCCCGCTCTGCCTGCCAGTGCGCGCATTGCCCATGCCGAGCGCTTCTTTGCCGCCCTTGGCGTAACCGTGCGCGAAGGCGGTACCCGCGCCTGCTATATCCCGGCCCGTGATGAAATCCGCCTGCCGCCCTTCGCAGCCTTTCGCGATCCCATCGCCTACTATGCCACCCTCGCCCATGAGGCAACCCACTGGACGGGCCATCCCGATCGCTGCGCCCGCGAGCTGAAAGGGCGGTTCGGCTCTGAAAGCTATGCGGCGGAAGAGCTGGTGGCGGAGCTGGGCGCGGCCTATCTCTGCGCCGATCTTGGCCTTGCTTGCGAACCCCGCCCTGACCATGCCGCCTATGTGGCGTCATGGCTCACCGTGCTGCGCAATGATGCCCGCGCCATCTTCACCGCCGCCGCGCAGGCGCAACGCGCGGCCGATTGGATGCATGCCCGCCAGCCATTCGCCGCGTGA